The Canis lupus dingo isolate Sandy chromosome 4, ASM325472v2, whole genome shotgun sequence genome contains a region encoding:
- the TBATA gene encoding protein TBATA isoform X17 → MYSSGKDEGVQTVFLKDHELLGGLILPGIRFSGPVGRGPRAGLQGLHLLPRVPTPGNRSHSHRQQPGLGSPRSPCCYTELELPPMIRDWRLQGKEGPAVAEMPEAEEAAEGEAFMLLGGMEPHAGSSAASASPDPQPARWDLPTSVLVSPDPGSSRVGRPVGSLKPPRQGPRDPGLGPGAPLSDPADRLPERYPVLATLRSPKRERPGPGTPANSRGSAISTAPSLYPVGKTSPSAPGIPRAISREETAALQPIPEEDEDPTTTQRRPTRVHRESTNSPDASEPEHRRQKFKAKGRMRSLSPFGHLAQELSPGSGLLPVHPPQQQHRLSYHTEPIKRLPSP, encoded by the exons GGCGGCCTCATCTTGCCTGGAATTAGGTTCTCGGGTCCTGTGGGGAGGGGGCCCCGGGCAG GACTCCAGGGGCTACACCTCCTACCACGGGTCCCAACTCCAGGCAACCGTAGCCACAGCCACCGTCAGCAGCCTGGCCTAGGGAGCCCCCGTAGCCCATGCTGCTACACAGAGCTGGAGCTCCCCCCGATGATACGAGACTGGAGGCTGCAGGGGAAAGAGGGCCCGGCGGTGGCAGAGATGCCAGAGGCTGAGGAAGCGGCCGAGGGTGAAGCGTTCATGCTGCTTggcgggatggagccccacgcgGGGTCATCTGCAGCATCAGCCAGCCCTGACCCCCAGCCCGCCCGCTGGGATCTCCCCACCTCTGTGCTAGTGTCTCCAGACCCTGGGAGCTCCAGGGTGGGGAGGCCCGTGGGGTCCCTGAAACCCCCACGCCAAGGACCCAGGGATCCGGGACTCG GTCCTGGAGCTCCTTTGTCAGATCCTGCAGACAGACTCCCTGAGCGCTATCCAGTTCTGGCTACTTTACGCTCCCCCAAAAG AGAAAGACCTGGCCCTGGGACTCCTGCAAACAGCCGTGGCTCAGCAATTTCCACAGCCCCTAGCCTCTATCCCGTTGGAAAAACTTCTCCATCAGCTCCAGGAATTCCAAGAGCCATCTCAAGAGAAGAAACAGCCGCCCTACAG CCAATCCCCGAAGAAGACGAAGACCCCACCACTACCCAAAGGCGACCAACCAG AGTACATCGGGAGAGCACAAATTCTCCGGATGCATCTGAACCAGAACACAGAAGACAGAAAttcaaagccaaaggcagaatgCGGAGTCTGAGTCCCTTTGGCCACCTTGCTCAGGAGCTGTCCCCAGGTTCGGGGCTGCTCCCAGTTCACCCACCTCAACAGCAACACCGACTTTCCTATCACACGGAACCTATTAAAAGGCTGCCTTCCCCCTAA